TATAGGGTGCTAAGAATTTTTCCGCTTCGTATGGATGTTCAGATGCTAAAAGTCTAGAGTATGATACTACAAAAGTTAAGTTTGTCCTGGAACTTGAGTTTTTCAAGACTTTTTCTGCTATTTCGATAGCTTTTTTGTTGTTACCTTTTAGTCTTTCTAACTCGATTTGGAAGGCATTTAATGTTATGTTATCCCTTTCATATCTGAGTGCTTGAGAGAGATACTTTTCAGCGAGCTCATTTTCGTTTACATCAAGTGATATTTGAATAATAAAGATGTAATATGGTATACTTGAGGGATGTTTTGTTATCGCTTTTTCTAATTCGTTTATTGCTTCGTAGTGTTTTAGCTGGTTTATTAGATTTGAAACCTTTGACAGTGTTTCATCTGCGTTTATATTGCTCAATGTTGAGAGTATTAAGACTACCAAAATCAATATCCTTAGCATATTAAAACATTCTAATTAACGTAAATTGTAAGTTTCTATTTGTAAAGAGTAACTTTCTTGAAAAGAGAATTTTGAATCCTTTATCTTAAAAGCCTTAGAGAGGGGATTATGGGAATTTTTAAGTTTGATTACAATTATTGTCTTTCGAATTATATTGGTTCAAGAGTGGGTATTTCTGAAGATGAGCTTAGTTCTTATGAAAAGAAAATAAAGAAACTTCACGAAAACTTGATGATAAAGTCTCAGAGAGATTTGGGTTTTTATAATCTCCCATATGATGAAGAAAATCTCAAGGATATCAAAGAAAGACTGAAAAAATTTAAGGATAGATTCGATACACAAGTTGTTTTGGGTATAGGTGGGTCTGGGTTGGGGCCTGCTGCTTTACAGTCGTCTATCTTGAATTACATCTCAAATGAACTTCCTAAGGAAAAGAGAGGAGGTATGAAAACTTACATAATTGACAATGTTGATCCTGACTGGTTTTCTGATATAATGGAGGTTATAGATCCAAACAAAACTGTTTTTGTTGTTATAAGTAAATCTGGTTCTACAGCAGAGACAGCAGCTGGTTTTCTAGCTTGCTTTTCTATGTTTAAGTCTGTTTTGGGAAGTAGAATGAGAGAACATGTTATAGCGGTTACAGATTCACAGAAGGGCGAGTTGAGGAAAATGGTTAACGAATTTAGTCTTGAGTCATTTTCTATACCTGAGAATGTTGGTGGTAGATTTAGTGTCTTATCTTCTGTTGGACTTGTACCAGGAGAACTCATGGGGATAGATATTGATAAACTTTTAGAAGGTGCTAGAGAAATGGATAAAGTTTCAAAAAATCCTGAGTTGTTTAGAAATCCTGCTTATCTTAATGCTGTTATAGAGTACATATTCTATTTAAGAGGTATAAATATTTCGGTTTTGATGCCGTATTCGACTAAATTGAGTAAATGGTCTGACTGGTATGTTCAGTTGTGGGCTGAGAGTCTAGGTAAGAAGGTTGATGTAGATGGTGCTTATGTTTATGTAGGTCCTACTCCTCTAAGAGCAGTTGGTGCTACAGATCAGCATTCTCAAGTTC
The window above is part of the Brevinematales bacterium genome. Proteins encoded here:
- a CDS encoding glucose-6-phosphate isomerase, which gives rise to MGIFKFDYNYCLSNYIGSRVGISEDELSSYEKKIKKLHENLMIKSQRDLGFYNLPYDEENLKDIKERLKKFKDRFDTQVVLGIGGSGLGPAALQSSILNYISNELPKEKRGGMKTYIIDNVDPDWFSDIMEVIDPNKTVFVVISKSGSTAETAAGFLACFSMFKSVLGSRMREHVIAVTDSQKGELRKMVNEFSLESFSIPENVGGRFSVLSSVGLVPGELMGIDIDKLLEGAREMDKVSKNPELFRNPAYLNAVIEYIFYLRGINISVLMPYSTKLSKWSDWYVQLWAESLGKKVDVDGAYVYVGPTPLRAVGATDQHSQVQLFKEGPYDKVITFIRVEKFNNEVKLEYDDSLSKYSSMGYLMGHTMNELIDAEEKSTEAALAKEGKPSKTIILPKVDEYYIGQMIFFFEVSTAMSGELYNINAFDQPGVEEGKNFTYALLGRKGYEEKKKEFEKLYNKSSKYII